In Massilia sp. METH4, the genomic window CTGAATCGCAGAGTGCGCGGGCGCGCGCTGTGTCGCGGCGCATCGCGGCCGCCCGGCCGCTGGCCACCACCGCCATGCACGAGCGTGTGGACCTCCTGAAGTCGCGGGGCGAATCCGTGATCGACTTTTCGATCGCGATCTCGCATTTCCCCGCACCGGCCGTGGTGCGCGAGGCGGTACGCGCCGCGCTCGACGAGCCGCTGCTCCCCTACACGGCGGTCGGCGGGGCGCCGGGGCTGCGCTCGCGCCTGGCCGCCAAGCTGCGCGCCGAGAACGGCATCGCCGCCGAAGCGCGGCACGTGATCGCCACCAATGGCGCGAAGCAGGCGCTGTACCAGGCGCTGTACGTGATGACCGATCCCGGCGACACCGTCATCGTCATGCGCCCCCACTGGCCCGCCTATGTGGCCACGGCGCAGTTGCTGGGCTTGCACACCGTGCTGGTGGACCAGCCGGACGTGCTCGACGCCGCCTTCCTCCACGCATTGCCGCAGGCGGCCGTCCTGATCGTGAACAATCCGCACAACCCGACCGGCAAGGTGTACACCGCGGCCGAACTCGAGTGCATCCGCGCCTGGCTGCGCGCGCGGAGCACGGCC contains:
- a CDS encoding aminotransferase class I/II-fold pyridoxal phosphate-dependent enzyme codes for the protein MKPESQSARARAVSRRIAAARPLATTAMHERVDLLKSRGESVIDFSIAISHFPAPAVVREAVRAALDEPLLPYTAVGGAPGLRSRLAAKLRAENGIAAEARHVIATNGAKQALYQALYVMTDPGDTVIVMRPHWPAYVATAQLLGLHTVLVDQPDVLDAAFLHALPQAAVLIVNNPHNPTGKVYTAAELECIRAWLRARSTACIVDESYEKLIFEGAHHSLAACPDWEEVGIATIYSASQSYAMMGWRAGFACAPARWVKAMEALQGPITAAVPALTQVAADAAFAIGAVPELLADYRARRDLVVDLFAPVPWIALPAPASGPYLWGDVTALTLDTVAFAETLIEEYGVAIMPGEALGCPGFIRIGYIADDEATLRRGVAAIIALGDRLAAGGPSR